From Mustela erminea isolate mMusErm1 chromosome 1, mMusErm1.Pri, whole genome shotgun sequence, a single genomic window includes:
- the TNFAIP8L1 gene encoding tumor necrosis factor alpha-induced protein 8-like protein 1 isoform X2 encodes MLVVGPMDAFSTKSLALQAQKKLLSKMASKATVAVFIDDTSSEVLDELYRATKEFTRSRKEAQKVLKNLVKVAVKLGVLLRGGRLGGEELALLQRFRQRARCAAMTAVSFRQVEFTFDRRVLAAALHECRDLLHQAVGAHLTAKSHGRINHVFGHLADCDFLAALYGPAEPYRSHLRRICEGLTRMLDEGSI; translated from the coding sequence GGCCGATGGACGCCTTCAGCACCAAGAGCCTGGCCCTGCAGGCCCAGAAGAAGCTCCTGAGCAAGATGGCGTCCAAGGCCACGGTGGCCGTGTTCATCGACGACACGAGCAGCGAGGTGCTGGACGAGCTGTACCGCGCCACCAAGGAGTTCACCCGCAGCCGCAAGGAGGCCCAGAAGGTGCTCAAGAACCTGGTCAAGGTGGCGGTGAAGCTGGGCGTGTTGCTGCGCGGCGGCCGGCTGGGCGGCGAGGAGCTGGCGCTGCTGCAGCGCTTCCGCCAGAGGGCGCGCTGCGCGGCCATGACCGCCGTCAGCTTCCGCCAGGTGGAGTTCACCTTTGACCGGCGCGTGCTGGCCGCCGCCCTGCACGAGTGCCGGGACCTGCTGCACCAGGCCGTGGGCGCGCACCTGACCGCCAAGTCCCACGGCCGCATCAACCACGTCTTCGGCCACTTGGCCGACTGCGACTTCCTGGCGGCGCTCTACGGCCCCGCCGAGCCCTACCGCTCGCACCTGCGCCGCATCTGCGAGGGCCTCACCAGGATGCTGGACGAGGGCAGCATATGA
- the TNFAIP8L1 gene encoding tumor necrosis factor alpha-induced protein 8-like protein 1 isoform X3 produces MDAFSTKSLALQAQKKLLSKMASKATVAVFIDDTSSEVLDELYRATKEFTRSRKEAQKVLKNLVKVAVKLGVLLRGGRLGGEELALLQRFRQRARCAAMTAVSFRQVEFTFDRRVLAAALHECRDLLHQAVGAHLTAKSHGRINHVFGHLADCDFLAALYGPAEPYRSHLRRICEGLTRMLDEGSI; encoded by the coding sequence ATGGACGCCTTCAGCACCAAGAGCCTGGCCCTGCAGGCCCAGAAGAAGCTCCTGAGCAAGATGGCGTCCAAGGCCACGGTGGCCGTGTTCATCGACGACACGAGCAGCGAGGTGCTGGACGAGCTGTACCGCGCCACCAAGGAGTTCACCCGCAGCCGCAAGGAGGCCCAGAAGGTGCTCAAGAACCTGGTCAAGGTGGCGGTGAAGCTGGGCGTGTTGCTGCGCGGCGGCCGGCTGGGCGGCGAGGAGCTGGCGCTGCTGCAGCGCTTCCGCCAGAGGGCGCGCTGCGCGGCCATGACCGCCGTCAGCTTCCGCCAGGTGGAGTTCACCTTTGACCGGCGCGTGCTGGCCGCCGCCCTGCACGAGTGCCGGGACCTGCTGCACCAGGCCGTGGGCGCGCACCTGACCGCCAAGTCCCACGGCCGCATCAACCACGTCTTCGGCCACTTGGCCGACTGCGACTTCCTGGCGGCGCTCTACGGCCCCGCCGAGCCCTACCGCTCGCACCTGCGCCGCATCTGCGAGGGCCTCACCAGGATGCTGGACGAGGGCAGCATATGA
- the TNFAIP8L1 gene encoding tumor necrosis factor alpha-induced protein 8-like protein 1 isoform X1, with product MLVVAGPMDAFSTKSLALQAQKKLLSKMASKATVAVFIDDTSSEVLDELYRATKEFTRSRKEAQKVLKNLVKVAVKLGVLLRGGRLGGEELALLQRFRQRARCAAMTAVSFRQVEFTFDRRVLAAALHECRDLLHQAVGAHLTAKSHGRINHVFGHLADCDFLAALYGPAEPYRSHLRRICEGLTRMLDEGSI from the coding sequence CAGGGCCGATGGACGCCTTCAGCACCAAGAGCCTGGCCCTGCAGGCCCAGAAGAAGCTCCTGAGCAAGATGGCGTCCAAGGCCACGGTGGCCGTGTTCATCGACGACACGAGCAGCGAGGTGCTGGACGAGCTGTACCGCGCCACCAAGGAGTTCACCCGCAGCCGCAAGGAGGCCCAGAAGGTGCTCAAGAACCTGGTCAAGGTGGCGGTGAAGCTGGGCGTGTTGCTGCGCGGCGGCCGGCTGGGCGGCGAGGAGCTGGCGCTGCTGCAGCGCTTCCGCCAGAGGGCGCGCTGCGCGGCCATGACCGCCGTCAGCTTCCGCCAGGTGGAGTTCACCTTTGACCGGCGCGTGCTGGCCGCCGCCCTGCACGAGTGCCGGGACCTGCTGCACCAGGCCGTGGGCGCGCACCTGACCGCCAAGTCCCACGGCCGCATCAACCACGTCTTCGGCCACTTGGCCGACTGCGACTTCCTGGCGGCGCTCTACGGCCCCGCCGAGCCCTACCGCTCGCACCTGCGCCGCATCTGCGAGGGCCTCACCAGGATGCTGGACGAGGGCAGCATATGA
- the MYDGF gene encoding myeloid-derived growth factor gives MAAPSERRNGGGASLWAALLLAAAALRPAEAVSEPTTVAFDVRPGGVVHSFSQNVGPGDKYTCAFTYASQGGTNEKWQMSLGTSEDHQHFTCTIWRPQGKSYLYFTQFRAEVRGAEIEYGMAYSKAAFERESDVPLKSEEFEVTKTAVSHRPGAFKAELSKLVIVAKASRSEL, from the exons ATGGCGGCGCCCAGCGAAAGGAGGAACGGCGGCGGCGCGAGCTTGTGGGCTGCGTTGCTGCTGGCGGCCGCTGCGTTGAGGCCGGCGGAGGCGGTGTCCGAGCCCACGACGGTAGCGTTTGACGTGCGGCCCGGCGGCGTCGTGCACTCCTTTTCCCAGAACGTCGGCCCGGGG GACAAATACACTTGTGCGTTCACCTACGCTTCTCAAGGAGGGACCAACGAG aagTGGCAGATGAGCCTGGGGACCAGCGAGGACCACCAGCACTTCACCTGCACCATCTGGAG GCCCCAGGGCAAGTCCTACTTATACTTCACACAGTTCAGGGCAGAGGTGCGGGGCGCGGAGATCGAGTACGGCATGGCCTAC TCGAAGGCTGCGTTTGAGCGAGAAAGCGACGTCCCCCTGAAAAGCGAGGAATTTGAAGTGACCAAGACGGCAG TGTCCCACAGGCCCGGGGCGTTCAAGGCCGAGCTGTCCAAGCTGGTGATTGTGGCCAAGGCATCCCGCAGTGAGCTGTGA